In Rhodoferax koreense, a genomic segment contains:
- a CDS encoding glycerate kinase produces the protein MKLMKYVPMLVGVALTVFAYQRFGWQGVLVVTGGIVMWALLHITRTMKVMQNAANRPIGYVGSAVMLNAKLKPGMTLLHVIAMTKALGEQISAKDVQPEIFRWTDGTQSRVDCEFADGKLVQWALFRPVQADDANGATGAPAP, from the coding sequence ATGAAATTGATGAAATACGTCCCCATGCTGGTCGGCGTCGCGCTGACCGTCTTCGCCTACCAGCGCTTCGGCTGGCAGGGCGTGCTGGTCGTCACCGGCGGCATCGTGATGTGGGCGCTGCTGCACATCACGCGCACGATGAAGGTGATGCAGAACGCGGCCAACCGGCCGATCGGCTATGTCGGCAGTGCCGTCATGCTGAATGCCAAGCTCAAGCCGGGCATGACGCTGCTGCACGTCATCGCCATGACCAAGGCGTTGGGCGAGCAAATCTCGGCCAAGGACGTGCAGCCCGAAATCTTCCGCTGGACGGACGGCACGCAGTCGCGCGTGGACTGCGAATTCGCCGACGGCAAGCTCGTGCAGTGGGCGCTGTTCCGCCCCGTGCAGGCCGACGACGCCAACGGCGCAACAGGCGCGCCCGCGCCGTAA
- a CDS encoding branched-chain amino acid transaminase, producing the protein MIPPAPSMSDRDGKIWMDGQMVDWRDAKIHVLTHTLHYGCGAFEGVRAYNGVKGTAIFRLEEHTERLFNSAKILRMKIPFTKEEVNEAQKAVVRENKLESCYLRPLTWIGDRKLGVSPKGNTIHLMVAAWAWGAYLGDDGMTKGIRVKTSSYTRHHVNITMTQAKAVSNYTNSILANTEALDDGYDEALLLDASGFVSEGSGENVFVVKNGVVYTPDLSAGALNGITRNTVSHICKDLGLELVQKRITRDEVYIADEAFFTGTAAEVTPIRELDRIEIGSGTRGPITEKIQSAFFDIVNGRNEKYAHWLAKV; encoded by the coding sequence CTGATCCCCCCAGCACCTTCCATGTCCGACCGCGACGGCAAAATCTGGATGGACGGCCAGATGGTCGACTGGCGCGATGCCAAGATCCACGTGCTGACCCACACGCTGCACTACGGCTGCGGTGCGTTCGAAGGCGTGCGCGCCTACAACGGCGTCAAGGGCACGGCGATCTTCCGCCTGGAAGAGCACACGGAGCGCCTGTTCAACAGCGCCAAGATCCTGCGCATGAAGATCCCGTTCACCAAGGAAGAAGTGAACGAGGCGCAGAAGGCCGTCGTGCGCGAGAACAAGCTGGAAAGCTGCTACCTGCGCCCGCTGACCTGGATCGGCGACCGCAAGCTCGGCGTCTCGCCCAAGGGCAACACCATCCACCTGATGGTGGCCGCCTGGGCCTGGGGTGCCTACCTGGGCGACGACGGCATGACCAAGGGGATCCGCGTCAAGACCTCCAGCTACACCCGCCACCACGTCAACATCACCATGACGCAGGCCAAGGCGGTGAGCAACTACACCAATTCCATCCTGGCCAACACCGAGGCGCTGGACGACGGCTACGACGAGGCGCTGCTGCTCGATGCCTCCGGCTTCGTCAGCGAAGGCTCGGGCGAAAACGTGTTCGTCGTGAAGAACGGCGTGGTCTACACGCCCGACCTGTCGGCTGGCGCGCTGAACGGCATCACCCGCAACACCGTCTCGCACATCTGCAAGGACCTCGGGCTGGAACTGGTGCAAAAGCGCATCACCCGCGACGAGGTCTACATTGCCGACGAAGCCTTCTTCACCGGCACCGCCGCCGAAGTCACGCCGATCCGCGAGCTCGACCGCATCGAGATCGGCAGCGGGACGCGGGGTCCGATCACCGAAAAAATCCAGAGCGCCTTCTTTGACATCGTCAACGGCCGCAACGAAAAATACGCCCACTGGCTCGCGAAAGTCTGA
- a CDS encoding zinc-finger domain-containing protein, whose amino-acid sequence MSTNAVVELLAKDLNPQGGVFCPSLKADMKLWNNHPKVYLDVARTGSAKCPYCGTVYQLKAGEHFAGGH is encoded by the coding sequence ATGTCCACCAATGCCGTCGTTGAATTACTCGCCAAGGATCTGAACCCGCAAGGCGGTGTGTTCTGCCCCAGCCTCAAGGCCGACATGAAGCTGTGGAATAACCACCCCAAGGTCTACCTCGACGTAGCCCGCACCGGCTCGGCCAAGTGCCCGTATTGCGGCACGGTCTATCAGTTGAAAGCGGGCGAGCACTTCGCCGGTGGCCACTAA
- the waaF gene encoding lipopolysaccharide heptosyltransferase II → MATNSLVVAPQWIGDAVMTEPLMRRLAARGERLTVGALPWVAPVYRAMPQVAEVIDFPFQHGGLQWAARRAMAAQLKGRFDAAYVLPNSLKSALLPFLARIPRRVGYLGESRIGLLNERLRNPPRDVRPPMVAFYSALSGESNVDVDVPHLAMNPQQVQEALAALHLQRGAYAVFAPGAEYGPAKRWPASHFAGLGLRLDVPVVLLGSGKEAALCEEIASAVNAQRPGWAQNLAGKTTLAQALSAISATKLVVSNDSGLMHVAAAFGVAQAAIFGSSSPLHTPPLNDRAAVVWLKQDPAYQPPLDCAPCFQRECPLGHTRCLVDVTPERVLAGLAA, encoded by the coding sequence GTGGCCACTAACAGCCTCGTCGTCGCGCCCCAGTGGATCGGGGACGCGGTGATGACCGAGCCGCTGATGCGCCGCCTGGCCGCGCGCGGCGAGCGGCTTACCGTCGGGGCCTTGCCCTGGGTGGCGCCGGTGTACCGCGCCATGCCGCAGGTGGCCGAGGTCATCGATTTCCCGTTCCAGCACGGCGGCCTGCAGTGGGCCGCGCGGCGCGCCATGGCCGCCCAGCTCAAGGGCCGTTTCGACGCGGCCTATGTGTTGCCGAATTCGCTCAAGAGTGCGCTGCTGCCCTTTCTGGCGCGCATTCCGCGACGCGTGGGCTACCTGGGCGAATCGCGCATCGGCCTGCTCAACGAACGGCTCAGGAATCCGCCCCGGGACGTGCGTCCGCCAATGGTGGCGTTCTACTCGGCGCTCAGTGGCGAAAGCAACGTTGACGTCGATGTGCCGCACCTGGCAATGAATCCGCAGCAGGTCCAAGAAGCCCTGGCGGCACTCCACCTGCAGCGCGGTGCGTATGCCGTGTTCGCGCCCGGCGCCGAATACGGCCCGGCCAAACGCTGGCCCGCCAGCCATTTCGCAGGGCTGGGCCTGCGGCTGGATGTACCCGTGGTGCTGCTCGGCTCCGGCAAGGAGGCGGCGCTGTGCGAGGAGATCGCCTCGGCGGTCAACGCGCAGCGCCCGGGTTGGGCCCAAAACCTCGCAGGAAAAACAACGCTGGCGCAGGCGCTGTCTGCGATATCAGCTACCAAATTGGTAGTGAGCAACGATTCCGGCCTGATGCATGTGGCGGCGGCCTTCGGCGTCGCGCAGGCGGCCATCTTCGGATCGAGCAGCCCGCTGCACACGCCGCCCTTGAACGATCGCGCCGCCGTGGTGTGGCTCAAGCAGGACCCGGCCTACCAGCCGCCGCTGGACTGCGCGCCATGCTTCCAGCGCGAATGCCCGCTGGGGCACACGCGTTGCCTGGTCGATGTAACGCCGGAGCGGGTGCTGGCGGGCTTGGCCGCCTAG
- a CDS encoding DUF1348 family protein yields the protein MNIPAEAPRPPLPPFSRETAVQKVRLAEDAWNSRDPQRVALAYTPDSRWRNRAEFPRGRAEIVQFLQRKWERELDYRLIKELWANDRDRIAVRFAYEWHDAAGQWYRAYGNENWQFDAHGFMAERHASINDLPIAEADRKFHWPLGRRPDDHASLSDLGL from the coding sequence ATGAACATCCCCGCCGAAGCGCCCCGCCCGCCCTTGCCACCCTTCAGCCGCGAAACCGCCGTGCAGAAGGTGAGGCTGGCCGAGGACGCCTGGAACAGCCGCGACCCGCAGCGGGTGGCCCTGGCCTACACGCCCGACAGCCGCTGGCGCAACCGCGCCGAGTTTCCGCGCGGCCGTGCCGAGATCGTGCAGTTCCTGCAGCGCAAATGGGAGCGTGAACTGGACTACCGGCTCATCAAGGAACTGTGGGCCAACGACCGCGACCGCATCGCCGTGCGCTTCGCCTACGAATGGCATGACGCGGCCGGCCAGTGGTATCGCGCCTATGGCAATGAAAACTGGCAATTCGATGCCCACGGCTTCATGGCCGAGCGCCACGCCAGCATCAACGACCTGCCGATCGCCGAAGCCGACCGCAAGTTCCACTGGCCGCTCGGCCGCCGGCCCGACGACCACGCCAGCCTGAGCGATCTCGGCCTGTAA
- a CDS encoding FAD-dependent oxidoreductase, whose amino-acid sequence MPVIHTHCCIAGGGPAGMVLGYLLARAGVPVVVLEKHADFLRDFRGDTVHPSTLRVLDDIGLLAAFDQLPQQKVDHLGMRFGTRLQPAIDFRGLKPFAYMALVPQWDFLDFIASQGRRRYAHFDLRMRHAATALIEEGGRVCGVRVRAPEGEFDIRAEVVIACDGRHSTLRSAAGLTATDYGAPMDVMWFRLPREATDPDDTFASFSEGHMMVLLNRGDYWQAAFVVPKGSDADWRAGPLGVLRTAIEKLAPFFHGRLQVLTAWEEVKTLEVRVDRLARWTRPGLLLIGDAAHAMSPIGGVGINLAIQDAVAASNLLAPTLRAGGPIDEALLRRVQSRREAPTRLIQALQLQVQQRLISRALAHSAKPIEVPGLLRWLLQFRAVRNLPARLVGYGFRAERVQTQAMTPVP is encoded by the coding sequence ATGCCCGTCATCCACACGCATTGCTGCATCGCCGGCGGCGGCCCGGCCGGCATGGTGCTCGGCTATCTGCTGGCGCGTGCGGGCGTGCCGGTGGTGGTGCTCGAAAAACACGCGGACTTCCTGCGCGACTTTCGCGGCGACACCGTACATCCGTCCACGCTGCGTGTGCTCGACGACATCGGCCTGCTGGCGGCCTTCGACCAACTGCCGCAGCAGAAAGTGGATCACCTCGGCATGCGTTTCGGCACGCGGCTGCAGCCGGCGATCGACTTCCGCGGGCTGAAGCCCTTTGCCTATATGGCGCTCGTGCCGCAGTGGGACTTCCTCGACTTCATCGCCTCGCAGGGCCGGCGGCGTTATGCCCATTTCGACCTGCGCATGCGGCATGCAGCCACGGCCCTGATCGAAGAAGGTGGCCGTGTCTGCGGCGTTCGCGTGCGCGCGCCCGAGGGCGAATTCGACATCCGCGCGGAGGTGGTGATCGCGTGTGACGGCCGGCATTCAACGCTGCGCAGCGCCGCCGGGCTCACCGCCACCGACTACGGCGCGCCGATGGACGTGATGTGGTTCCGCCTGCCGCGTGAAGCCACGGACCCCGACGACACCTTCGCGAGTTTCAGCGAAGGCCACATGATGGTGTTGCTGAACCGCGGCGACTATTGGCAGGCCGCCTTCGTGGTGCCCAAGGGCAGCGACGCGGACTGGCGCGCGGGGCCGCTCGGCGTCTTGCGGACGGCCATCGAAAAACTCGCCCCGTTTTTCCACGGGCGTCTGCAGGTGCTGACGGCGTGGGAGGAAGTGAAGACCCTCGAAGTGCGCGTGGATCGGCTCGCACGCTGGACGCGTCCGGGCCTGCTGCTGATCGGCGATGCGGCGCACGCGATGTCGCCCATCGGCGGCGTGGGCATCAACCTCGCGATCCAGGACGCCGTGGCCGCCTCCAACCTGCTCGCGCCCACGCTTCGGGCCGGTGGCCCCATCGACGAAGCGCTGCTGCGCCGCGTGCAAAGCCGGCGCGAAGCACCCACCAGGCTGATCCAGGCGCTGCAATTGCAAGTCCAGCAACGCCTGATCTCGCGCGCCCTCGCGCACAGCGCCAAGCCGATCGAAGTCCCCGGTCTGCTGCGCTGGCTGCTGCAATTTCGCGCGGTGCGCAACCTGCCGGCACGGCTCGTGGGTTATGGGTTTCGCGCCGAACGTGTGCAGACGCAGGCAATGACACCGGTTCCATGA
- the bla gene encoding class A beta-lactamase, with protein sequence MQRRDFTQKAAKAAIAALAAIAASGCALPRSGPSAAASDAPAARFRQRMQAIEQASGGRLGVAVRDTHSGAAFAHRGGERFPLCSTFKFLAAAQVLARVDSGAEQLDRRIAVLASDLVPYAPVTQPRVGGEPMTVAELCDAAVTLSDNVAGNLLLRSFGGPAALTAYLRGLGDGQTRLDRIEPELNQALPGDPRDTTTPEAMLQTLHRIVLGDALSPPSRAQITRWLVDNKTGDRKIRAALPAGWRVGDKTGAGAFGTNNDIAVLWPPGRLPMLPVLVTAYLTDTSADQAVRDQALAEVGRLVVALATGAA encoded by the coding sequence ATGCAAAGACGAGACTTCACCCAAAAAGCTGCGAAGGCTGCCATCGCCGCGCTCGCCGCCATCGCTGCCTCGGGCTGCGCGTTACCGCGGTCCGGCCCGAGCGCTGCGGCGAGCGATGCGCCGGCCGCGCGTTTTCGCCAGCGCATGCAGGCCATCGAACAGGCCAGCGGCGGCCGGCTCGGCGTGGCCGTGCGCGACACGCATTCCGGTGCGGCTTTTGCCCATCGTGGCGGCGAGCGTTTTCCGCTGTGCAGCACCTTCAAGTTCCTGGCGGCGGCGCAGGTGCTGGCGCGCGTGGACAGCGGCGCGGAGCAACTCGACCGGCGCATCGCCGTGCTGGCTTCCGACTTGGTTCCATATGCCCCCGTGACCCAGCCGCGTGTCGGCGGCGAACCGATGACGGTGGCCGAGCTATGCGACGCCGCCGTCACCCTCAGCGACAACGTGGCCGGCAACCTGCTGCTGCGCAGCTTCGGCGGGCCGGCGGCGCTTACGGCCTACTTGCGCGGACTGGGGGATGGGCAGACCCGGCTCGACCGCATCGAGCCCGAGCTGAACCAGGCGCTGCCCGGCGACCCGCGCGACACCACCACGCCCGAGGCCATGTTGCAGACCCTGCACCGCATCGTGCTCGGCGACGCCCTGTCGCCACCCTCGCGTGCACAGATCACCCGATGGCTGGTGGACAACAAGACGGGCGACCGGAAGATCCGCGCCGCCTTGCCCGCGGGCTGGCGTGTCGGCGACAAGACCGGCGCCGGGGCGTTCGGCACGAACAACGACATCGCCGTGCTCTGGCCGCCGGGCCGACTGCCAATGCTGCCGGTGTTGGTCACCGCCTACCTCACCGACACCAGCGCCGACCAGGCCGTGCGCGACCAGGCCCTGGCCGAGGTCGGCCGCCTGGTGGTGGCGCTGGCGACCGGTGCGGCCTGA
- a CDS encoding sensor histidine kinase — protein MPATEIDESTLPGPTLPALLQRLYVRIWIAVLLAVAVLTMLVGWAWRMATDPPLRDVVVRNDAGQIIGKGVSRRAGSHRGLPGPSYGVADTEAPPPPPSDDDETDEAKSPVAEGEMQSPGEPGSRAPVSRGPEFVVRMQDGQRLLVHLPRPPRSSWWNRPPFGFFWMLGLVGVAMALAMYPIIRRLTRRLESLQRGVDQWGRGDLSARVPIHGRDEAGLLAQRFNYAAERIETLVASHKTLLQSQKSLLANASHELRSPLTRIRMGIELMGSTPSPTFKNEIARNIGELDELIEEILLASRLDAREADLGTVEEVDMTGLVAEECARLGASFEGNQEGDPDSVPGALASAETEDTGEAEGPPVAVRGVTKLLRRAVRNLLENARRYTTGPVTVTLQHTADRAVLQVFDRGPGVPPDQRERIFEPFYRLPGASERDGGVGLGLALVKSIAERHGGSVRCEGREGGGACFVIDLPSAA, from the coding sequence ATGCCTGCAACTGAAATCGACGAGTCCACACTGCCCGGGCCCACTTTGCCCGCGTTGCTGCAGCGGCTGTACGTGCGCATCTGGATCGCGGTGCTGCTGGCGGTGGCGGTGTTGACCATGCTGGTGGGCTGGGCCTGGCGCATGGCCACCGACCCGCCGCTGCGCGATGTGGTGGTGCGCAACGATGCCGGGCAGATCATCGGCAAGGGCGTTTCCCGCCGTGCGGGTTCGCACCGCGGGCTACCCGGCCCGTCGTATGGCGTGGCCGATACCGAAGCGCCACCGCCGCCGCCGTCCGATGACGACGAGACCGACGAGGCCAAGTCACCGGTGGCCGAAGGCGAGATGCAGTCGCCCGGCGAACCGGGAAGCCGCGCGCCCGTCTCGCGCGGCCCGGAGTTCGTGGTGCGCATGCAGGACGGGCAGCGCCTGCTGGTACACCTGCCGCGCCCGCCGCGCTCCTCGTGGTGGAACCGGCCGCCGTTCGGCTTTTTCTGGATGCTCGGCCTGGTGGGCGTGGCCATGGCGCTGGCCATGTACCCGATCATCCGCCGGCTCACGCGGCGGCTCGAATCGCTGCAGCGCGGCGTCGACCAATGGGGCCGGGGCGACCTGTCGGCGCGGGTGCCGATCCACGGGCGCGACGAAGCCGGCCTGCTGGCGCAGCGCTTCAACTACGCGGCCGAGCGCATCGAGACGCTGGTGGCCTCCCACAAGACGCTGCTGCAGTCGCAGAAGTCCCTGCTGGCCAATGCCTCGCACGAACTCCGTTCGCCGCTGACGCGCATCCGCATGGGCATCGAGCTCATGGGTTCGACGCCGTCGCCGACCTTCAAGAACGAGATCGCGCGCAACATCGGCGAGTTGGACGAACTCATCGAAGAGATCCTGCTGGCGAGCCGGCTCGACGCGCGTGAAGCCGATCTCGGCACCGTGGAAGAAGTCGACATGACCGGCCTGGTGGCCGAGGAATGCGCACGGCTCGGCGCGAGTTTCGAAGGCAACCAGGAAGGCGACCCCGACAGCGTGCCTGGCGCGCTCGCATCGGCCGAAACAGAAGACACCGGAGAAGCCGAAGGCCCGCCGGTGGCCGTGCGCGGCGTCACCAAGCTGCTGCGCCGCGCCGTGCGCAACCTGCTCGAGAATGCGCGCCGCTACACCACCGGCCCGGTGACCGTGACGCTGCAGCACACAGCCGACCGTGCGGTGTTGCAAGTGTTCGACCGCGGCCCCGGCGTACCGCCCGACCAGCGCGAGCGCATCTTCGAGCCGTTCTACCGCCTGCCCGGCGCGAGCGAGCGCGACGGCGGCGTGGGGCTGGGCCTGGCGCTGGTGAAATCGATCGCCGAACGCCACGGCGGCAGCGTGCGCTGCGAAGGCCGCGAAGGCGGCGGCGCCTGTTTCGTCATCGACCTGCCGAGCGCGGCCTGA